The following nucleotide sequence is from Mytilus galloprovincialis chromosome 12, xbMytGall1.hap1.1, whole genome shotgun sequence.
CTAGTTTATGACACCAGCACACTTGAATTGGTCAACATTACGCGAGGTGTATCAGTGTTTTTACCCACTAGCGATATGTTAACACTGTTTGAGATCTTAACATTCCAGTTTTAGAGTGGATGGGATAGACTAATGAGGTGTATCAGTATATCAACTCACAAGCAAAATGTTTACACCGTCTCAGATCTATAAATTCCAGTATGGGAGGGGAGGGTGGAAACAGATGAGATGTATCAGTATCTCAACTCACTAGTGACATGTTTACACTGTATCAGATCTTAAGATTCCAGTAAAGGAGGGAAGGGTATAGACATATGAGGTGTATCAGTATCTCAACTCATTAGCGACATGTTTACACTGTCTTAGATCTCAAGATTCAAGAATAGGAGGGGAGGGGCTAGACAAATGAGGTGTATCAGTATATCAACTCATTAGCGACATGTTTACACTGTCTCAGATATGAAGACTCCAGTAAAGGAGGGGAGGGTGGAGACATATGAGGTGTATCAGTATCTCAACTCACTAGCGACATGTTAACACTGTCATATATCTTAAGATTCCAGTATAAGAGAGGGTATAGACATATGAGGTGTATCAGTATATCAACTCATTAGCGCTATGTTTACACTGTCTCAGATTTGTAATTTTACTGATTACAACATTGTGACTTTGTGAAACCTTGCATACAGGGGGATGCATACATAGCAAGTGGCGATTATCATCTCATAACGGTCTCACTCCCTTTTTGTGTTCGTCTGATTATCTCAGTTTTTTGTCCGGTATGTTGATTTGACTTTCTTAAAATCGCGGTACAATATTAGAACATCAGttatttttctgaaaatgtcctgaaccaagtcaggaaaacgGCAATTATTATCGTTTGgtccgtttttgtgtgtgttgaattgtagttttttgttgttgttgcactGACGTTTTTCTGTTGTTGACTCgttgtttggttgtttttctcttatatttgatatgtttccctcagttttagtttgtaagtGCAGATTTGGTTTCTCTccatcaatttatgactttccaacagctgtatactactgttgccgttaTTTAACTACAATTATCTTATTTCGAAATTAGAATTTAAGTTTGAAACCACAAATCAGACAACAACCTATccaacatttatcatttttattcagTTAACATAAATATTCAATCAAAAATATACAAAGACAATGCTATGAACaatctatcaaataaaaatatacattttatatacattAAATAAGTCATTTAATGAATAATAACTTATCATACAATACCTCTTTATTATGAATTTCATCATTTATTATAACAGCGTCTAACTTCATTCTCTAATATAGATATAGAAAACAAATGATTATTGAATAAATCACAGATGttggatttttgaaatttgaacacatttttttttttgtaaatcctTTCAAAAGCACTTTTAGTTTACGTACCAAGTAATTAAGGCatgaaaaatatctttaaaaaaaagaaaactttttaaaaaaatctgcaaGAGTGCACACTACACATGCTGAAATGTTCtgccttttttcttgaaatgatttttttttatgaaaatctgTTATATCATGAATACAAAGGTTTTACATGTACGTCCACAATCACTTATACTTAACATTATGGAATGAACAtatgtgaaaatgaggtcatggtgaGACGGACATGTCCACCGTGTAAtcattccacacaccaaataCAGTGTTTCCATTTCTAATATTACCTAAGAACAGATCATACCACAAAATCTTaatattgatcaatgaaccatgacactggtcaaggtcatatgaacccAGTCAGACATGATCACTTGACAGTCATTACAAACAACATAAGTAGTTAACCTATACTGCTTAATGTATTTGATGAACAGACAAAAGTACCATAACTTATTATTGACAGATGTAATTAATCTATACTGCTCAATGTATCTGATGAACTGACAAAAGTACCAAAACTTATTATTGACAGATGTAATTAACCTATACTGCTTAATGTATCTGATGAACTGACAAAAGTACCATAACTTAGTATTGACAGATGTAATTAACCTATACTGCTTAATGTATCTGATGAACTGACAAAAGTACCACAACGTATTATTGACAGATGTAATTAACCTATACTGCTTAATGTATCTGATGAACTGTCAAAAGTACCACAACTTATTATTGACAGATGTAATTAACCTATACTGCTTAATGTATATGATGAACTGACAAAAGTACCACAACTTATTATTGACAGATGTAATTAACCTATACTGCTTAATGTACTTGATGAACTGACAAAAGTACCACAACTTATTATTGACAGATGTAATTAACCTATACTGCTTAATGTATTTGATGAACTGACAAAAGTACCACAACTTGTTATTGACAGATGTAATTAACCTATACTGCTTAATGTATTTGATGAACTGACAAAAGTACCACAACTTATTATTGACAGATGTAATTAACCTATACTGCGTAATGTATCTGATGAACTGACAAAAGTACCATAACTTATTATTGACAGATGCAATTAACCTATACTGCTTAATGTATTTGATGAACTGACAAAAGTTCCATAACTTATTATTGACAGATGTAGTTAACCTATACTGCTTAATGTATCTGATGAACTGACAAAAGTACCATAACTTATTATTGACAGATGCAATTAACCTATACTGCTTAATGTATTTGATGAACTGACAAAAGTTCCATAACTTATTATTGACAGATGTAGTTAACCTATACTGCTTAATGTATTTGATGAACTGACAAAAGTTCCATAACTTATTATTGACAGATGTAGTTAACCTATACTGCTTAATGTATTTGATGAACTGACAAAAGTACCACAACTTATTATTGACAGATGTAATTAACCTATACTGCTTAATGTATTTGATGAACTGACAAAAGTTCCATAACTTATTATTGACAGATGTAGTTAACCTATACTGCTTAATGTATCTGATGAACTGACAAAAGTACCATAACTTATTATTGACAGATGCAATTAACCTATACTGCTTAATGTATTTGATGAACTGACAAAAGTTCCATAACTTATTATTGACAGATGTAGTTAACCTATACTGCTTAATGTATCTGATGAACTGACAAAAGTACCATAACTTATTATTGACAGATGCAATTAACCTATACTGCTTAATGTATTTGATGAACTGACAAAAGTACCACAACTTGTTATTGACAGATGTAATTAACCTATACTGCTTAATGTATCTGATGAACTGACAAAAGTACCATAACTTGTTATTGACAGATGCAATTAACCTATACTGCTTAATGTATCTGATGAATTGACAAAAGTACCACAACTTATTATTGACAGATGTAATTAACCTATACTGCTTAATGTATTTGATGAACTGACAAAAGTTCCATAACTTATTATTGACAGATGTAATTAACCTATACTGCTTAATGTATTTGATGAACTGACAAAAGTACCACAACTTGTTATTGACAGATGTAATTAACCTATACTGCTTAATGTATCTGATGAACTGACAAAAGTACCATAACTTATTATTGACAGATGTAATTAACCTATACTGCTTAATGTATTTGATGAACTGACAAAAGTACCACAACTTGTTATTGACAGATGTAATTAACCTATACTGCTTAATGTATCTGATGAACTGACAAAAGTACCATAACTTATTATTGACAGATGTAATTAACCTATACTGCTTAATGTATTTGATGAACTGACAAAAGTACCACAACTTGTTATTGACAGATGTAATTAACCTATACTGCTTAATGTATCTGATGAACTGACAAAAGTACCATAACTTATTATTGACAGATGCAATTAACCTATACTGCTTAATGTATCTGATGAATTGACAAAAGTACCACAACTTATTATTGACAGATGTAATTAACCTATACTGCTTAATGTATTTGATGAACTGACAAAAGTTCCATAACTTATTATTGACAGATGTAATTAACCTATACTGCTTAATGTATTTGATGAACTGACAAAAGTACCACAACTTGTTATTGACAGATGTAATTAACCTATACTGCTTAATGTATCTGATGAACTGACAAAAGTACCATAACTTATTATTGACAGATGCAATTAACCTATACTGCTTAATGTATTTGATGAACTGACAAAAGTACCACAACTTATTATTGACAGATGTAATTAATCTATACTGCTTAATGTATCTGATGAACTGACAAAAGTACCATAACTTATTATTGACAGATGCAATTAACCTATACTGCTTAATGTATTTGATGAACTGACAAAAGTACCATAACTTATTATTGACAGATGCAGTTAACCTATACTGCTTAATGTATTTGATGAACTGACAAAAGTACCATAACTCATTATTGACAGATGTAATTAATCTATACTGCTTAATGTACTTGTTGAAATGACAAAAGTACCATAACTTATTATTGACAGATGAACCCAGGCCAGAAAGATGTGTACagctaaaagaggggcgaaagataccagaggaacagtcaaaatcatagatcgaaaataaactgacaaagccatggctaaaaatgaaaaagacaaacagataaatcatgttaataatagtacacaagacaaatCATATAAAACTAAATGTTAAGCAACTAACTATTGTGCAAGTAAcaagtatatacatatttttttgctTAAGTCTCCTGTTACCCCAAATGTTGGGGGGAATGGTAAACATGGTAACGTAGATATTTATTTTGCTTAAGAATATATTTAAGGGTCATTTTGATGTCCGCGTTTAAACTATGTCCTATTTCTTGGTAAAATTAGAGCTTATTTAACAGTGCTTGTTCAAAATTGGCTTAAAAATTTTAGTGTTAGGGTAGGCTCTAAAAATAAGGTTAGGGAGAGTAAGCAGAAAggcttgttttatttttgtttggccTAATCATCAAATTATTTACAACAATGTGTGGCATTAGATATCATTATCTGCAGATTTCATTTCTGACAGACTGTACATTGAAGAATATGTTACTTCCATTGGCTCAAATCTGTCTTGATCTAGCTTTTCTGCTTTCGTTGTATTTTCAAAGCAATGTTGTACATCAACAGATTCAAGAACTTGCTGTTCACCTGCAGATTCAAGAACTTGTTGTACATCTGCAGTTTCTTGACCCTCATGTCTAGTCACAGTTTCAACACCGTGTGGTAAACATCCAGTTGCTAGCCCCTGttgtgtataaatatgaattgtcTCTTTTTCTGCATGACCTTTTAATAGGTCAAATTGATtatgatacgtctttaaatgatgCTCAGTATTTGCCGGATCTAAAACAAACATTGTTGCTCCGTCTTGGTCAGGTACAGGTATGTAACGCATCATTCCGTTTTCTGTGATTTCAGCCAGGACTACCTTGCTTTCTTGCATATCATCATTtctcagaatcataatttggcgGTTGTCGGTAAGTGCTAGATTTGATTTGTCTTCAGAATTAGAGACCTCAGAAACATGGGGTTCTGCTGTAAACACTACTGGTTGAAGAACTCCACCCTCTATATCAGATGGCAActagaataaacaaacaaaaaagatatatttaacatggttatcatggttatatgcTGAAATAACACAAGAaattacatttttgaaattcaaagatACACGAAAAAAGAGATGAAATGTTTGAAGAGTAGCTGCAATCATTCAGAgagtataacatttttttttaaacagtactattacatgtattatttgtacatgttgtatacgGCAACTAGAATGAACAAAAGAAAGTTATAGGTAACATGCTGAAATAACACATGTTTGAAATtcaaagataaatgaaaaaactTTAAAGAGTTGTAATGTTTGAAgagtataacattttttttaaacagtactattacatgtattatttgtacATGTTCAGTTGTATACCAATACCaatcaattaacatgattaaaatgttcaaaactaaGGGCCAATTGAAAAAGCAAGGAAACATTGATTGGGACTGTACATTGCTGTTGACAATTTCATGAATTTGGTTGGTTTTCTTAAATTTATATCAGAGGTGGTTCATGTGGTTTAAGAACTAAGaaaacacaaagaaaaaaaagaaatttaaacgtgttaaaagtacatttttttacCTTAATGTGAAAAGagagaaatttatataaatatatatataggcaaaCAAACTCACCTGTTGTATCTCTTTATCAACCTTTTTAATAATTTCACATTCATCATTTATGCTACCATCTATGTTTATGTCGACAATTCCACATTTATCATTCTGGCTGGCATCGTTAAGTATGTTTACAATTCCACAGCCACCTTTCTGACTGGCATGTTTGTTTGTGTTATGATCTCTACCCAAGACTTTTTTACAAGTATCAACAACTTTGACGATTTCTTCGCTACCATCATGGCTGCCATCTTGTTTTTTTACAGCATTATTACGTACATCATTCAGCATATCTTCAACAATGTTATCGACAAGAAAATCTACAATTTTATCGGATTTAACTTCTTCTTCATTTTCTGTCTTCAGAGAAAAGTCTGATTGAGTGCCTTTATGATTGATGTGTATTTCTTCTGGTCCTTTGATGTCGGCTGATACATACTTAACTTTCCAACTAGTATTTTCAGGTTTGATCGGTTCTTTTGCTTTTCGTTTTTTCTCCTGTTTAATTTTGTTCACGCCTGGTGGTGCTACTAAACGAATTGAACTCTCATTCAACATTAAACTATGATCAAAAATTTGAGTGGAATCTTGCTTAAAGGTCGaaagatttttattttcttgaCCTTTGAACTTGCACTGCTTTTTCATGTGACAATTAACATTAGCATACTGACTAAAACCTTTCCCACAGAATTTACATTTAAAAGGTTTTTCGCCAGTATGAGTAACTTTGTGTTGTGTCAGATGGTTATGACAACGGAAAGCTCGACCACATTCAAGACATTTGTAAGGTTTAGCTCCCGAATGAATACGGAAATGAATTTGAAAGTCAATTTTACGTGGGAATATTTTCCCACATTCATTACACGGGAATTCTTTATATTGGATGGGTTTCCCTTCTTTCCCATGCTTTTCCTTATACAAATGTTCCTGAAAACGAGGTTTGGATTTAAATTTTTGTCCACATACGTCACAAATCCAAAAATGATTTTCATGAATAGCCCGTTGATGATTTCTTAAATTCCCTGCCGTCTTAAAAGAACTGCTACAAATATGACATAAATATGGTCGTTCATTTGTATGGACACgtaaatgtttatccaattcagACTTACACCAGAATAACTTTCCACAATATTCGCATGAAACATTTTTCTGATATGCttcattatgttttgttttcatgtgATAACTTAATGTTTTTTCCGATTTCAGAATCTGATGACAGATACTGCATTTCAATGGTGGATGAATGTTGTGAACGTATTGATGAGCTTTCAACTTGTGGCCATTTGCAAATGTTTTTCCGCAAATTTTACAGCCATATCTAAATGAACCATCCTCAGATGCAAAAATATTATGAGTCTTATTGAGATGTTCTTTTAACTCATCAATTGAGGACATATCTTCTTCACAGTGAATGCAGTATGTTTTATGAGTCAATCTTAGATGCTGACTTAAACCATGttgttttttgtaacttttcttacAGAGTTTACATTTTACAGACTTTGTTGAATCAAGAGACCCATCGTCTGAATTATCAGTTTGTGTTTCAATTTCTTCCTCTGATTTGATCCTAACGTCCTTTATAATTGCACTTGTAGTATAACTTTTAGCTTTCTGTACTGGTTTCTTTTCTGTTTTCTTGTATTTCAGAGACCCTTGTACAGATTTTAACTCCTTTTTACGCTTCAGAGATGTCTCTTTATGTTGAGTTTTCATGTGATAATGAAATTTGTGTTCAGTTTTAAGATTAAGATGGCAAAGTTTACACGTTGTGTCAGATTTTATCTTTACATCACCTTTATTTGATTTTGTAGGAGCATCACTATTTGCTTTCATCTCTGTGTTagaatttttcttttctttcttcttgTTTTTCAGATATTCTTGTATAGATTTTAAATTCTCATTACGGTTCTTTAAGTTTTTCTTCTCCTTGATTGTTTTTGTATGTCTCTGTACTGGTTTCAGTCTCAACCTTTGACTTTTCCGGGTACCAGTTTCTGTGTCCTTGGTTTCTTTCTTTATTGATGTTTCCCCATCTGTTGTCTTTCCCATTTTCTTCATTAACAGCTGTctaaaaagaaaaagtaaaagagAGATTTATTCGTTGTAATTGTTATCATGTTTAACatgtcactggttagtcttgtgtggacaaaacgcaCATCTGgcatatttaattttaaacctggtaccttttgtaaGCTATTAATTGTGTGTTTATCATTTGTCTATTGACTGGGATGGTacatatttagttttatttcgTATCTTAGAAAGGTTTTTGTCTTGAATGAGCTCTATCATTTATCCATTGACCAGGATGGTACATATTTGATAtcatatttagttttatttcgTATCTTAGAAAGGTTTTTGTCTTGACTGagctctatcatgtctattgacAAATGATTGAGATGGATAAATACATTCAATTTGTTTGGGTACATGATAGAAACTAACAGACTGTAAAATCAAGATCTATCCAGTGTGggcttagtccaaataattatgacgtctggcaaggctacaGACATATCTATTAAAGGGACAAAAGTGT
It contains:
- the LOC143054833 gene encoding uncharacterized protein LOC143054833, which translates into the protein MKKMGKTTDGETSIKKETKDTETGTRKSQRLRLKPVQRHTKTIKEKKNLKNRNENLKSIQEYLKNKKKEKKNSNTEMKANSDAPTKSNKGDVKIKSDTTCKLCHLNLKTEHKFHYHMKTQHKETSLKRKKELKSVQGSLKYKKTEKKPVQKAKSYTTSAIIKDVRIKSEEEIETQTDNSDDGSLDSTKSVKCKLCKKSYKKQHGLSQHLRLTHKTYCIHCEEDMSSIDELKEHLNKTHNIFASEDGSFRYGCKICGKTFANGHKLKAHQYVHNIHPPLKCSICHQILKSEKTLSYHMKTKHNEAYQKNVSCEYCGKLFWCKSELDKHLRVHTNERPYLCHICSSSFKTAGNLRNHQRAIHENHFWICDVCGQKFKSKPRFQEHLYKEKHGKEGKPIQYKEFPCNECGKIFPRKIDFQIHFRIHSGAKPYKCLECGRAFRCHNHLTQHKVTHTGEKPFKCKFCGKGFSQYANVNCHMKKQCKFKGQENKNLSTFKQDSTQIFDHSLMLNESSIRLVAPPGVNKIKQEKKRKAKEPIKPENTSWKVKYVSADIKGPEEIHINHKGTQSDFSLKTENEEEVKSDKIVDFLVDNIVEDMLNDVRNNAVKKQDGSHDGSEEIVKVVDTCKKVLGRDHNTNKHASQKGGCGIVNILNDASQNDKCGIVDINIDGSINDECEIIKKVDKEIQQLPSDIEGGVLQPVVFTAEPHVSEVSNSEDKSNLALTDNRQIMILRNDDMQESKVVLAEITENGMMRYIPVPDQDGATMFVLDPANTEHHLKTYHNQFDLLKGHAEKETIHIYTQQGLATGCLPHGVETVTRHEGQETADVQQVLESAGEQQVLESVDVQHCFENTTKAEKLDQDRFEPMEVTYSSMYSLSEMKSADNDI